A stretch of DNA from Paenibacillus albus:
CTTCTCGGTTACGATTTTGCCGGTTGATTCTGAAGGCGTCGTCCAAGTAGAAGCGCTCGAACAAGCGCTAACCGATGAAACCATTCTAGTCTCCGTGATGCATGTCAACAATGAAACAGGCGCCGTGCAGCCGATTAGAGAAATTGGCTCACTGCTGAAGCATCGCCGCTCAACTGTATTTCACGTAGACGGAGTTCAGAGCGTTGGAAAAGTTCCAATAGATCTGCAAGGCTGCGGCATTGATTTGTTCTCAGCATCTGCCCACAAAGTGAATGGGCCGCGAGGCGCTGGACTGTTGTATGTGCGCGAAGGTATCGTGCTGGAGCCGCTCTACCATGGCGGCAGCCAGGAGCGAGGACAGCGTCCAGGCACCGAGAATGTCGCAGGCATCGTTGCGGCGGCAAAAGCATTCCGGATGGCGATTGAGAGCCAGCCTGAGCGGACTGAGCGCATGTATGCCCTTCGAGAGCAGCTGCTAGCTTGCATCGCGGAGATCCCGGAGCTTATTATGAACGGCAGCATGGATCATACGGCAGGCTCAGCAGCTCCCAATATCGTTAATTTCTCTTACCCGGGCATGAAGCCGGAAGTAATTGTGCATATGCTCGAGCAGCACCGAATCTTAGCTTCCACGAAGTCTGCCTGCTCTTCAAAGAGCGACGACCCGAGCAGAGTGCTGCTCGCGATGGGTGCATCCAGAGAACGAGCTTCAAGCGGTATTCGGATCAGCTTCGGCGATGAGCATGGCGCAACTGAATTAGAATGGTTGTGCCAAATGCTACGTATGGTCGTACAAAAGTTAAAGCCGCTGGAGCGGAAGGAGTGACTCACACAACATGAATCCGGATATGATCTTAATCCGTTTTGGCGAATATACAATTAAAGGCAAGAATCGAGGCATGTTCGAGAAACGGATGCTGCAGCAGGTTAAGCGAGCGGTAGCATCTTATACGTCAGTCCATATTCGGCAAACATTCGGACGCATTTACTTAGAACTGAACGGGGAGCCATATGCTGAAATCGCAGCGCGGTTGAAAGATATTTTCGGCATCGCATCCTTTAGCCCGATCCGTAAAATCACGAGCGAGCTCGAGGAGATTCGCAGGACTGCAGTAGAGGTCATGCAATCGCTACCGAAGCAGCCGGCTACTTTCAAGGTAGCGGTCAAAAGAGTGGACAAGCAGTTCCCGCACGACACGCAGGAGCTGAACCATCTAGTAGGCGGGCACGTGCTGCATGCGTTTCCAGGCTTGAAAGTAAACGTGCGAGAACCGGAAGTTGAGCTGCGTATCGAAATACAACCGGAAGGCACATATGTCTTCAGTGAGGTTGTCCCGGCGGCGGGCGGCTATCCCTATGGAACGAACGGAAAGGCGGTGCTGCTGCTCTCAGGCGGCATTGACAGCCCTGTAGCTGGTTATATGGCGATGAGACAGGGGCTTGAGCTGGAAGCGATACATTTCCACAGTTATCCGTTTACAAGCGAGAAGGCGAAGGAGAAGGTCATTGATCTTGTTCGGAGACTATCGCACTACAGCGGTGTTCCAATCAAGCTGCATCTGGTTTCGTTTACGGAAATTCAAACAGCGCTCGCACAGACGGAACATAATTCGCTTATTATTACGCTCATGCGACGCTCAATGCTTCGTATAGCTACCCAGCTTGCAGAGAAGGTGAATGCCCTCGGCATCGTCTCGGGCGACAGCTTGGGACAGGTAGCGAGCCAGACGCTAAGCAGTATGAATGTCATCGGACGGACAACGGATTTGCCGTTATTGAGGCCGCTGCTGACGATGGACAAGAACGAGATTATCCGAATTGCGCGGCAGATTGATACGTTCGAGACGTCGATACTGCCTTATGAGGATTGCTGTACGTTATTTGTGCCGAAGTCACCAAGCACGAATCCGAATCTTGCCATCGCCATGCAGTGCGAGGACTCAATAGTTAACCTAAACGAGATGATTGCAGAGGCGGTCGCTACGACCGAAGTGATGAAGCTTTCACCGGAGAAGCCAAGTGTTGCTCAAACGACGGAAGAGGATCACTGGTTCTAATTTGCAAAAAAAAGCAGGGACCCTATTGGGTTTCCCTGCTTTTTTCAGCACTGTGTGCTTTGCTTCGTGACGAGTTCTTCCACAATCCTGCAACGATGATGACAATGACTAGAAGAATCAAGAACGACCATTCGAACGCGGGATTGTCATTGAAGAATTGCTCCAGCTTCATCTCGTGCGTGATCATCTTGGCGGCTGTGTAAGCAAGTACACCAGAGCCGACATAAACGATCCAAGGGATGCGATTAATCAGCTTAATGAACAGCGTGCTTCCCCAAACAACGATTGGTATGCTAATGAGTAGTCCAAGCAAGACGAGCGTTATATTGCCATGTGAAGCACCTGCAACTGCAATGACGTTATCGAGTCCCATTGCCGCATCAGCTATAATGATCGTGCGAACGGACTGCCATAGCGTATTGCCTGGTTTGACGTTGTCGTGTTCATCATTGTCTACGAGCAGCTTGTATGCGATCCACAGCAGCAATATCCCGCCCGCGAGCATTAGCCAAGGCACATTTAACAAGTAGACGACTAGAACAGTGGCGATTGCGCGGATACCAACGGCTCCTACAGTGCCCCATATGACGGCTTTCGTCTGCTGCTCCTTCGGCAGTTTGCGAGCTGCAAGGCCAATGACTATGGCGTTATCACCTGCGAGTATTAGATCAATGAAGACGATCGTAATGAGTGCTGTTAGAAATTCCAACGATAAGATGTCCATGCTGAATCCTTTCCTCCTTTCGGGCGAGCTATCATGTTTCTCGGTTATACGGACGAATAAAAAAAAGGATTCACAAAAAAACATAACCTGTCCAATTGGGACATACCGTTCATAAATGGGTGCATTCCAAGGAGGCGGTTGATCAATGGACAGCTTGATCATTTTTATCCAGATTATGTTTATCAATGTGCTGCTAAGCGGTGACAATGCCGTTGTTATAGCTCTTGCGAGTCAGCAACTTCCACATGCTCAGAGGCGGAAGGCGGTGCTGTGGGGCGCGGTTGCAGCCGTAGGACTGCGATGTATCCTTACTTTAGTTGCAATATCGCTGCTGCAAGTGCCCTATCTTCAAGCAGTCGGGAGCTTGCTGCTCTTCATGATCGCCGTCAAGCTCGTAACGGATGCGTCTGGACATGCGGAGCAATTCCACAATATGCGCAAAGTGACTTCCCTCTCGAACGCTGTAAGAACGATCGTCGTTGCTGATTTTATTATGAGTCTGGATAACGTGCTTGCCATTGCTGCGGTAGCTGAAGGAGAACCCGTCCTTATTCTGCTCGGTATCGCCCTTAGCATCCCGATGATAATATGGGGAAGTCAGTTATTAAGTACCGTATTGCGTAAGTTTCCGTCATTTGTTTACATTGGCGGGGGACTGCTTGGTTATGCAGCCGGTGAGATGCTTGTACACGACCCTGCGATTCATGGTTTGCTTGTCGGATCCCTAACTATTTTGACGAAGGCGATTCCGATCTTATCTATTCCACTTGTCATAATTGTGGCATTGCTGCGAATTAAAAGATAAGGTAAACTATATTTTTGAGTAAATATTTCAGCTTACACTGGTTTTTTGCCGTGTGTTCCATTACACTAGTAATGTTAAAAGTGCCAAAGAGAAAGAAGGAACATAGGCATGTCCAGAAATCAATACACCGTTGGTCTCCTTTTTCTGATCGCCGGTGCTGTAATCTTACTCGGAAAGATCGGCTTTTTCTCGTTCATCGGAACGAACTTCTGGCCGTTATTTTTGTTAATCCCCGGTATATTGCTGCATGTGCTGTTTTTTGGACGGCTGCTTCCGCCTTTCGTGCTTATACCTGGTGCGATTTTGACAATTAATGCTTTCTTGTTCTTCTTCTGCATTGCATTTGGATGGAGCAATATGCAGTATTTGTGGCCTATCTTTATTGTGTCGGCCGCAGTAGGATTATATGAGTATCATTTGTTCGACACATATCATCCTAAATTACCTCGCACACTTGCGATCATCATGCTTCTAGCCGCAGCATCCTTCTTTGTTATTATGCTTGTGTGGGGCTGGGGTATGTACTTGATTGCGGCCTTGTTCCTGGCAGTCGGCGCATGGCTGGTTGTAGGGCGCAAAGCGCGCTGGTAGTGGTGTAATAGTTTAACACGTTTGATGTAAGCGTTAGAGACAACAAACTAAATATAAAAAAGTGGAGTGGATACTCGTAATGCAAGCAAGAGAAAACATCAGAAATATTGCCATCATCGCTCACGTCGACCATGGTAAAACAACGCTCGTTGACAAACTTCTTCAACAATCCGGTACTTACCGCGATCATGAAACAGTACAAGAACGCGCAATGGACTCCAATGATCTGGAACGTGAACGCGGTATTACAATCTTGGCGAAGAACACAGCAGTTAACTACAAGGATTACTTGATCAACATCGTGGATACACCTGGACACGCCGACTTCGGCGGTGAGGTTGAACGGATCATGAAGATGGTAGACGGCGTTCTTCTTGTTGTTGACGCGTTCGAAGGCTGCATGCCGCAAACGAAATTCGTATTGCGCAAAGCGCTTGAGAGCAACCTGACGCCAATCGTTGTATTGAACAAAATCGACCGTCCGAATGCAAGCCCTGAGCAAGTTGTTGACGAAGTGCTTGATCTGTTCATCGAGCTTGGCGCAAACGATGATCAACTGGATTTCCCAGTTGTATACGCATCGGCCCTGATGGGTACTGCGAGCTTGAACGTTGATAAGCAAGATGAAAACATGCAGGCGTTGTACGAGACGATCATCGAGCAAATTCCTTCGCCGACAGAGAGCGTTGAGGATCCGCTTCAATTCCTCGTAACGCTGCTTGATTATAATGAGTACCTCGGCCGTATCGCTGTTGGCCGTGTGAACCGTGGTGTAATCCGTCAAGGCCAATCGGTTGCTGTTATCAACCGTGAGGGCGTGACAAAGCAAGCACGTATTGAGAAGCTGTTCGGCTTCCAAGGCTTGAAGCGTATTGAGGTTGAAGAAGCAGGCGCAGGCGATATCGTTGCGATTGCAGGTATCCGTGAGATCAACATTGGTGAAACGATCGCTGATCCGCAGAAGCCAGAAGCGCTGCCGGTTCTGAAGATTGACGAGCCGACATTGCAAATGACATTCCTCGTAAACAACAGCCCGTTCGCGGGTCGCGAAGGCAAATGGGTAACATCCCGTAAACTTCGTGAGCGTCTGTTTAACGAGCTTGAAACAGACGTTGCACTTCGTGTTGACGAGACAGATAGCCCAGACGCATTTATCGTTTCCGGTCGTGGTGAGCTTCACCTTGGTATCCTGATCGAGAATATGCGCCGCGAAGGCTTCGAGCTTCAAGTTTCTAAGCCAGAAGTTATCGTTAAAGATATCGACGGCGTGAGAAGCGAACCGTACGAGCGTCTCCTTATTGATGTTCCAGAAGAAAGCATGGGCGCTGTTATGGAAAGCCTTGGAACTCGTAAAGCTGAGATGGTCAACATGATTAACCACGGCAATGGCCAAGTGCGTATCGAGTTCATCATTCCGGCACGCGGCTTGATCGGCTACCGTACGAACTTCCTTACATTGACTCGCGGTTACGGCATTATGAACAACGCATTCGACAGCTATGGTCCACTCGTGGGTTCATCGGTTGGCGGACGTCACCAAGGCGTATTGATCTCCAGCGAGAACGGCGTATCGACGTTCTATGGCATGCAAGGTGTTGAAGACCGCGGCTTGCTGTTCCTAGAGCCAGGTGCTGATGTATACGAAGGCATGATCGTTGGCGAACACAACCGCGATAACGACATTATCGTCAACATCTGTAAGGAGAAGGCTCTGACAAACATCCGCTCCGCAGGTAAAGATGATACAGTACGTTTGAAAACGCCAGTGTTGTTCTCCCTGGAACAAGCGCTTGAGTACTTGAACGACGATGAGTTCTGCGAAGTAACTCCGAAGTCGATCCGTCTTCGTAAGAAGATTCTTAACAAGAGCGAGCGTGAACGTGCAGAGAAGCAGCGTAAAACTGCTGCAGCCGCACAAGTATAATTCAGTCTTAAGATTTCAATTAAATAATCCTTGCCGAGAGCGGCAAGCATGACGTTCAGGCAGGGTAACAGCGACTTCTTCCGGTGAGCAACCGATAATGAAGCCGTTGTAGCCCTGCCGTTTGCGTCACAAGACATGTCACTCTACAAGGATAAAACGGAGGTTGAAGCTGCCATGCAAAGCTGGTTTCACGGTCATCCAATATTGACGTATATCATTATTTTAGCGCTTACGATTTATATTTTTAACGCGGTATTTCGGGTAGGGCGCTTGCCGATACTGAAAGAAGTAGTTGTGCATCTCGTGATGGCGCTCGGCTCCTTCGTACTATTCGTTCTGCAGTTCGACAAGCTGCCGATCATCCAGTGCATGTCTGTAGCGGTACTCATGATGGCGATGCTTCGCGGAAGACAGCTGTATGATAAGTTCAAAGGCAATGGCAAGCGTGACGGTTCCGATCCGGGAGGGGCTTAATTTGCGACTTGAGGATGCCTTGTTCAACTGGCTGCAAATTCAAATTGTAGCGGATGCAAGACCGGATGATCATGCTGCTGCCGATACGCGTGACTTTTTTTTGCAGATTTTGACGGAAGATCACCATGTCGAGAATCTGCATATACATAAGGTCGATGATACGATGATTCATCTTCGGTATGACAAGGATGGCCGCAATAAGCTTCAGATGATTCCCCGCGAATCCGGTGAACAGCTTCTCCATGATATAAATGATAACCCGAAATACAATTAACGAAGGTGGAAGTCATGAATAGCAGATCAGCTAAGTCGGAGCATAAACGTAAGCAGGGCAAGGGCAAATATTGGCTTCGCCGGATCATGGTCGTATTTCTGGCACTCTTGATTGGGATAGCAGGTTATTTGACTTATATTTATAAGGTATCGAAGGACGCGCTCGGCGATATCACGACGGATGCCGATCCGACGATCGTTATTCCGAAAGACCAATCGGTCAAGGTGAAGCCGGTCACAATTATGCTGCTGGGCATTGATACACGCAAAGAAACAGGGAGCTTGAACACGGACGTCATGATGGTCGCTTCCTTCAATCCGAAGTCGAAGTCCGCAGTCGTTGTTTCGATTCCGCGTGACTCGAGAATTGATCTAGCGGGCTATAAGATTCGGAAGGCGAATGCGTATTACTCGAGATTTATCTCCAATGGGCTTCATGAAGATGGATTGAAGAAGAAAGAAGCAGAGAAGCAAGCCAAGGAAAATATGCGCACGATGTTCGGCAAGTTTTTCGATATTCCCATTGATTACACAGCAACAATTAACTTCCAAGGCTTCGTTGATGTCGTAGATGCGCTTGGCGGGGTTGATGTAGACGTCGATATGGACATGCATTACGTCGATAATGCAGACGGCACGAAAATTGATTTGAATAAAGGCCATCAGACGCTGAAAGGCGATGATGCGCTTGATTTCGTAAGATATCGTAAATCCAATGACGGCACGAACATGTCGAGCGACTTCGACCGCAACAAACGGGAAAGCCAAGTTCTCGGCGAAATTGCGGATAAGCTCAAATCGTTCTCCAGCGTGACGAAGATCGCAGGGGTCATTAAAGCGGTTGGCAGCAATATGCGTATGGACATTCCGACAGGCGAAGTGGAGAACATGATTTCTACATACTTCGGAATTAGCCGCAGCAACATTACGTTTATTCCGCTTGAGGGCGAGTGGAAGAGCCCATATGTAAGACTGAACGAAACGAAGCTGGAGGAAGCGAAGGCGGCTCTGCAGGCAAAACTAGCTGAATGACGGTGGTAGTACAAACTCTCCTATGCTATAATGAAACTACCGAAGCAGACATGTCGACACTGTAGCAAGGAGGGTATGCGGATGTCCGAATCCGTCACCGTACTTACTGACGAGCTGTTGTATGGGCCTCCTACACAATTAGGAGCGCCATTCGTTCTTCCGTATATGCTGGATACGAGCGACGATTATCCTACCTCGAGCAACGTCACGCAGGTTGATGCGGTCAACCGTGCTATCCTGCGAGCTGTACGACTCGAGAGACACTCCCGCCCTACAATGAACATGATGGCTTCGCTGTATGAAGATGTAAGCATAGCTGTGTTTGCGCCGGGAACCGTACAAACGAACCACGGCACAGCAGGGCTTGTACCAGAGGCTGTTCAAGAATGGCCTCACAAAGTGGCAATCCTCACCCGCGAAATCGCTTTCATTCGTGATGCGATGGCTGATGGCGTGAG
This window harbors:
- a CDS encoding TerC family protein, whose product is MDILSLEFLTALITIVFIDLILAGDNAIVIGLAARKLPKEQQTKAVIWGTVGAVGIRAIATVLVVYLLNVPWLMLAGGILLLWIAYKLLVDNDEHDNVKPGNTLWQSVRTIIIADAAMGLDNVIAVAGASHGNITLVLLGLLISIPIVVWGSTLFIKLINRIPWIVYVGSGVLAYTAAKMITHEMKLEQFFNDNPAFEWSFLILLVIVIIVAGLWKNSSRSKAHSAEKSRETQ
- a CDS encoding LCP family protein, with product MNSRSAKSEHKRKQGKGKYWLRRIMVVFLALLIGIAGYLTYIYKVSKDALGDITTDADPTIVIPKDQSVKVKPVTIMLLGIDTRKETGSLNTDVMMVASFNPKSKSAVVVSIPRDSRIDLAGYKIRKANAYYSRFISNGLHEDGLKKKEAEKQAKENMRTMFGKFFDIPIDYTATINFQGFVDVVDALGGVDVDVDMDMHYVDNADGTKIDLNKGHQTLKGDDALDFVRYRKSNDGTNMSSDFDRNKRESQVLGEIADKLKSFSSVTKIAGVIKAVGSNMRMDIPTGEVENMISTYFGISRSNITFIPLEGEWKSPYVRLNETKLEEAKAALQAKLAE
- a CDS encoding YlaH-like family protein, encoding MQSWFHGHPILTYIIILALTIYIFNAVFRVGRLPILKEVVVHLVMALGSFVLFVLQFDKLPIIQCMSVAVLMMAMLRGRQLYDKFKGNGKRDGSDPGGA
- a CDS encoding TerC family protein yields the protein MDSLIIFIQIMFINVLLSGDNAVVIALASQQLPHAQRRKAVLWGAVAAVGLRCILTLVAISLLQVPYLQAVGSLLLFMIAVKLVTDASGHAEQFHNMRKVTSLSNAVRTIVVADFIMSLDNVLAIAAVAEGEPVLILLGIALSIPMIIWGSQLLSTVLRKFPSFVYIGGGLLGYAAGEMLVHDPAIHGLLVGSLTILTKAIPILSIPLVIIVALLRIKR
- a CDS encoding PNPOx family protein, producing the protein MSESVTVLTDELLYGPPTQLGAPFVLPYMLDTSDDYPTSSNVTQVDAVNRAILRAVRLERHSRPTMNMMASLYEDVSIAVFAPGTVQTNHGTAGLVPEAVQEWPHKVAILTREIAFIRDAMADGVSLSAAPGLEKTYNQRAADKLDGQVFAAMRKA
- the thiI gene encoding tRNA uracil 4-sulfurtransferase ThiI codes for the protein MNPDMILIRFGEYTIKGKNRGMFEKRMLQQVKRAVASYTSVHIRQTFGRIYLELNGEPYAEIAARLKDIFGIASFSPIRKITSELEEIRRTAVEVMQSLPKQPATFKVAVKRVDKQFPHDTQELNHLVGGHVLHAFPGLKVNVREPEVELRIEIQPEGTYVFSEVVPAAGGYPYGTNGKAVLLLSGGIDSPVAGYMAMRQGLELEAIHFHSYPFTSEKAKEKVIDLVRRLSHYSGVPIKLHLVSFTEIQTALAQTEHNSLIITLMRRSMLRIATQLAEKVNALGIVSGDSLGQVASQTLSSMNVIGRTTDLPLLRPLLTMDKNEIIRIARQIDTFETSILPYEDCCTLFVPKSPSTNPNLAIAMQCEDSIVNLNEMIAEAVATTEVMKLSPEKPSVAQTTEEDHWF
- a CDS encoding cysteine desulfurase family protein is translated as MYYFDHAASTPPHDEVIRTIAEVMAKHYANPSSLHRSGHEAGNLLERARSVIASAFRGTEPREWRFTSGGTESNNIAITGAARAYSKRGKHIITTAVEHPSVYDTCLALEREGFSVTILPVDSEGVVQVEALEQALTDETILVSVMHVNNETGAVQPIREIGSLLKHRRSTVFHVDGVQSVGKVPIDLQGCGIDLFSASAHKVNGPRGAGLLYVREGIVLEPLYHGGSQERGQRPGTENVAGIVAAAKAFRMAIESQPERTERMYALREQLLACIAEIPELIMNGSMDHTAGSAAPNIVNFSYPGMKPEVIVHMLEQHRILASTKSACSSKSDDPSRVLLAMGASRERASSGIRISFGDEHGATELEWLCQMLRMVVQKLKPLERKE
- the typA gene encoding translational GTPase TypA, which codes for MQARENIRNIAIIAHVDHGKTTLVDKLLQQSGTYRDHETVQERAMDSNDLERERGITILAKNTAVNYKDYLINIVDTPGHADFGGEVERIMKMVDGVLLVVDAFEGCMPQTKFVLRKALESNLTPIVVLNKIDRPNASPEQVVDEVLDLFIELGANDDQLDFPVVYASALMGTASLNVDKQDENMQALYETIIEQIPSPTESVEDPLQFLVTLLDYNEYLGRIAVGRVNRGVIRQGQSVAVINREGVTKQARIEKLFGFQGLKRIEVEEAGAGDIVAIAGIREINIGETIADPQKPEALPVLKIDEPTLQMTFLVNNSPFAGREGKWVTSRKLRERLFNELETDVALRVDETDSPDAFIVSGRGELHLGILIENMRREGFELQVSKPEVIVKDIDGVRSEPYERLLIDVPEESMGAVMESLGTRKAEMVNMINHGNGQVRIEFIIPARGLIGYRTNFLTLTRGYGIMNNAFDSYGPLVGSSVGGRHQGVLISSENGVSTFYGMQGVEDRGLLFLEPGADVYEGMIVGEHNRDNDIIVNICKEKALTNIRSAGKDDTVRLKTPVLFSLEQALEYLNDDEFCEVTPKSIRLRKKILNKSERERAEKQRKTAAAAQV